Genomic DNA from Solanum dulcamara chromosome 4, daSolDulc1.2, whole genome shotgun sequence:
CATACTCATAGACTATAAAGAAGTATTAGGTGAGAAAAGTTTCATTACATGCTTATACAACAAAAAGGTATACACAATTTCCGACACTaactaaactaaataaaaaaaaactgaaaaagcCAAAagctacttaaaataagtcaatccaaacacccACTAAAAATGTTCATTTGTACAGGTATAGACAATACAAAACTACCACGACAATGGCAAACATGTCAAGACACAATGATCAACATGGatgattcaaaatattatcTACTATATTCTTTCAAGTACACTTTTAATGAACATTTATTATATACCGACATGTCAAAAGAACCCCATGCAACTCACGTGCCATACATCTAGTTGTCATATCAACAATAAACTTAATACTAGTATCATTGAGAGCGACTGCAATATGTAATTGCTGGCAATTTCAGCACAATTTTCTCAGTATGCTAAGGTCATTTCCACCACAAAAAcgaaggaagagaaaaaaaccACAACATTCCAGTCCAAAAACTCGACTTGGCTTAGTCGTAAAACTACATCTATCTCCTAGTGGAATACACTTCTGATCTACTAGGTGTGGGGTAAAAAATCGAACAAACGAAAGTCCAAAGGAAATAGTAGTAAAATACAAAGAAAGGAAATAGCTTACTTCTTTATAGTTTGGAGGAGGCTTATCCGCAACACGATTGGACCTTCTCACAGCAGAGAGATCCACCTCCCGCCTAACCGTCggcttcatcttcttcatctaaAAATCCCCAAAATCACATTTAAGCAAATCAgcacataataaatatcaatcaaTTACACCTCATTCTCAAACTAGTTAAGCTATATCTATTCGGCTCTATTCGGGCTACATTCAGATAAAATACaaccagaaaaaaaaaagagacacagagagaaaagagaggcataCGGGAGAGGGTTTAGGACTCGTAGCGTTACGAACATCTTGAGCGAGCATAGTGAGCTTCAACTCTTTCCATCTCTGCTTGTTCTCTTCTATTCTCTTCAATCGGCATTCTTCGTATGTTAACTCCTTTTGTGATTGCGCCATTTTtcttgtttgaaaaaaaaaaagaattcaaaaaaaatcaaaagaggGATAAACAgagcataaatatatatatagagagagagaggggggggggggggaagaaGATGATCGGACCAACAGGTGCAAAGGATCGTTTAAACCCTCGATTTATGgagaatataatataataatgtctTGTTTGGCTCCACTTTGgatattttgaatttcaaatgcCACCAGCTGTAGCCTGTACTCTCATATGTAAGATGCATTGAAACTCACGCATTATAATAAGGGAAAATTATTTCTAATAGACTAATTGTgaagttatttatttaaattggatccaactcaaattatttattcttaatagatTCAtgaaccaaaatatttattctcTTACCTccacttttttccttttaatttcgcGCATGACGTCATACTGACATCCGCATCACTGCTCCTCTTTGATATCCTGATACTCTGATCCCATCAAACAGTTTCTTCTTGatactctaatggtatcaaGCAGTTTCGCTGAAGCACTGTCTCTTCctccttgataccatcagattatatatactctcatggtatcaaacgTGTATTTATGCAAAGCCCCTTCCCTTGTTCCTCTTTgttaccatcagagtatattatactttgatggtattaAGAATTTATCAAACAATTCCTTCTTGatagttttcttttttgagtAGAACAATAATTATCCCTTATAATAATGTGGAGAGAAGTTTTTATTGCTTGTTTGATTGaccatatttaaaattatattcatggcataattttaaaacataagttgtttgtttacaaaaatacctttcattttatttaattttttatatattttctttgcaagttTTAGTTCTTtattcctaaaaataaaattttcatcttatttaactttaaaataaaactttcatcttatttagcttaaaaataaaattttcatcttatttagcttaaaaataaaatttttattttaaatttattaaagtaaaagaaattttattattaaaattatctacattttaaaGTTATCTACATTctgattgatatataaaatataatttttaagttagtaataaattatttaattaaaaatatttaatttagtagTGGGTGAatattttaagagaaatcaaaatataaataaacataagaattagacaaataaattcaacttatatatatattcataaataaaaattgtatttataaaatgtaatttttttaatagaaaaatataccATCATAAAAACAAtgattaattaaagttatgaatgttattataaatgttGTTAAAAAATATGTTACTATACATGAATGTAAAAGTGGTGTAAATGGggtatttttattaatttacatTTTTATCCTAGGATAAGTTATCTTTAGATTACTATTTCAGCTCCTGgtagggataacttatcccagtaTTAATTGTTAAtcttgggataagttatccaaCCTTTGCAACCAAACGAAGAATTAAAGGTCACTCAAAAATTGTCCCAAGATTAACTCTTCTTATCCATCACatcaaacgaccccttagtttttaaaaatattatgactCACACAACTAGTATATCAGTGTATAACTCATGTAGATATAGGTGAGTGTTTTGAGTTTGGATTACTAAAGTAATTTAACATTTAAGTTAGGGGATATTTTTAATTGAAGGTACCATAGTAATTAAACATTTAAGATTGGAATTTCAAGCTTTTAAGGTAAAATACACTTATATTTGACTATATACACATTATAAATAAAGAGTGTgtttgaattgaagaaaaaaaatgtgtgaAGATAATTCATATGTAATCAAGCAAAACAATATGAATTTTCGTATATATAATGTTATATATTGAGGTGTGTATCGTTATATTTATGTTGGACTGAATATCTTTCAAAGCTATATTTTTTGTTCATAAATCGCATTCATGAAGTGTGCTTTATGCCTTAGTATTCATATCTTCATTtttaattctctttttttttataatatttgagCTGAGAGTAAAGTAGAGTTGAGAATCTTGGGTAAAAAGCCTCCACAAGTAAATATACTAGTCAATTTATTCGTGTCTTTTAGTAAAAGTAAATTATGTAAAATGTCAGCTATGATTTGAGACTATTTAAAGGAGATTTGTAATTAGTCGAAACTgaatagtcagtgtatacttcATGTAGAGTTAAATATATTTAGCTTTTTGactgtatcataatgtatagcCAGCGTATAAGTCATTTAGATATTATGAGTGTTTTTAGTTCAGAGTACTAAAGTAATTTAACACTTGAGTTAGGGGATGTTTTTAATTGAAGGTACCATAGTAATTTAATATTTAGGATAGGAAGTTCATGCTTTTAAGGTAAAATAGATATAGATATACACTTATTATATAAGAGTGTacacatattatacataaagAGTGTGTTcgtaatgaagaaaaaaattgcgccaatagaatttatatgtaatcttgcaaaataatttgaaattttgtaGATATAATGTTATATGTTGAGGCATGTATCGTAATATTTATGTTGGACTGAATATCTTTGAAAGCTATATTTTTTGTTCATAAATCGCATTCATGGAATGTGATTTATGCCCTATTATTCATAtcttaatttttagtttttttttgtaatattaTAGCCGAGAGTAAAGCAGAGTTGAGAATCTTGGGTAAAAAGCCTCCACGAGTAAATATACTTGTCAATTTATTCGTGTCTTTTTGTAAAAGTAAATTATGTAAAATGTCAGTTATGATTTGAGTCTGTTTAAAGGAGATTTTAAATTGATCGAAATTGAATAGTCAATGTACACTTCATGGATAGTTAAACCATATTTAtctttttgagtgtatcataatgtatagtcTGTGTATAACTCATACAGATATAGATGAGTGATTTTAGTTCGGAGTACTAaagtaatttaatatttaaattagtGGATGTTTTAAATTGAAGGTTCCAcggtaattaaatatttaagatagaAAGTTTATGCTTATAAGGTAAAATAGATATAAATATACACTTATTATATACgactatatacatataatacataAAGAGTGTgtttgaattgaagaaaaaatattgtgTTAAGAGAATTTATATGTAATCTAGCAAAATAATCTGAATTTTCgtagatataatttttttttattgagatACGTATCTTAATATTTATGTTGGACTGAATTTCTTTGAAAGCTAAATTTTTTGTTCATAAATCACATACATGGAATGCGATTTATGctttaatatatatatctttattttaatttatttttttgtaatatttGAACCGAGAGTAAAGTAGAGTTGAAAATATTGAATAAAAAGCCTCCACTTGTTAGTTTATCCATGTATATTTGTAAAAGTAAATTATGTAAAATGTCAGCTATGATTTGAGACTGTTTAAAAGAGATTTTGAAATGATCGGAATTGAATAGTCACTGTATGCTTCATGTATTATTAAACTATATTTagttttttgagtgtatcataatatatagtcagtgtataaCTCATGTACATAAAGATGAGTGCTTTTAGTTCGGAATACTAAAGTAATTTAACacttatgattttaatgaagtatatttttttttttgataatataaGGATAGACTAGACATAGAGAAAGTCAACTAGACAAAAAAGAGGAAGAACGACAGTTTTTTAAAGTTGAGggagaatttattttttaaaattaagttagGAGGTGTAAATGATTTTCAcctttttcttaattatattgAATAAAATACACTacgataaaaaaaatgaagaaaacaaAATCCTTCTCTCTCAATTATGATGAAGAACTCAAACAACCCTCATTTAACGCAGTTGAGTGAGAAGCTACGTCCCTCATTTACATTTTatcttctttatattttctcttctttagttggtttaatattttcatctccataattcatatttaattATCCTAATTAATTTTTACTCTTAATAATATTCAATACTCGCATGCTTTCATATTCATAACCCCTAAacattttgttttaaaattaatacTCCATATGATATTCTCttttttatctatataaattaaaGAGGTACAAGTCATGAATAATTATTCCttgtaaataaattaaataataaagaaaaatacttaaacaaattaatatattgtcattttataaataaaagaaggtaaaaaaagaaaaaaaatcattaagaGTAGAAATTAGAGAGGTGTGGGTTGTAGATAATTACTCTTTTTAAATTGACATGTGAAGAGTCTCTGTTATATATAATAGCCCTCAGCTTTGTCATATAGAGTTGATATACCCCTCGGCCTTCGTAATAAAAGTGACTCTTATACACCTTTACTGTTACACAAGTGACTTAACATATACCCTTTTTGTTTAACAGGAGTgaaaaaattagtttattttttttattaaaaaacaaTTCATTTAAGggtatgtatattttttttacttttttgatccaacaactaatttgaatttattattttggtggttaaatttattttttcttttttctaaaatttatcataaatgacccaatattttttttttacgtgTAAACTACAACATACCCAATATATTCCCACAAATGGAGTATGAGAAGTGTAAAATGTATGCAAGTGTAAAATGTATGCAAATCTTACTAGCCTCGTGGAGATAAAAAGGTGATTTTCGAAAAACCCTCCGCTCAACTACATATCGTCTAATGAGATACTTTTAAGTAAAAGGAGTTCGAACAAATTTGAATTAAGTAAATTTCAAATGAATAAAGGAAATTCATTGATTAGTACATTGTGCAGATATGCAAACTACATTTCCTGTGTGCGTCTATGTACAAATATAAGAAGTGTACATATCATACGCTATCATATCAAAATTACATCTTTCAAACCTATAGGACAAGGTATTAAGTATAAAATTTAGAAGAACAAAAGCATTATACATCCAAAAATGATCTTTGACTTTGAGGAGTCAACTTCTGCTTCATTCCAGCCCTTCgccatatatatattcatcaaaAACTTTCTTCTCTTTACTTCCAAGGTAACTATAAGTTGTTTGTTgtaattcttcacagcttctcATGATAGAACTTGTTAGTTCAAACGAATGGTCAGAGTTCTCCGCCATCTCTACCTACAAGCTATGCTCTTGTGAGGATTATCATGTAAAAATGATGTTTCGGAGCAGCATATTTCATTAGATTGCAAGCGGTTGGTAACATCTGAACCTGCAATAACCCTGCTTATCATAATGGTTTCCAAAAACATTTATATGCAATGGAATTAAGAGTATTTCGTACCTTCTAGAACCTCGGAATCCAAATCTTCACTGTTATTTTCAGATCGATGCTCTGAAGGTGAAACATTTAAATCAACAGCAAAATGGATGTCATTCTGAACATGCTCTTTTGGTTTAGATAAATCAACGAAAAAAGGCTCTGTCAAACGCTTTGCTTTCTTTCGCTTCCTATTATCTTTCCGTACAAGATCTTCTCAATCAAAACAAGACGCAAAGAAAGAAGAAGGGAGATCAACAACCAAATCTGGAGATCCTTTACCTTTAAAGCAATAAAGGTGGACAAGCAGAAAGGACGAAATTACCAAGTTCTGTTGATGTCTTCAGAGTTTCCCAATTCATGAGGCAAAGAGCTGCATCTACTACCTCTTGACCATTTACTCTGACTATATAGACCTAGAAACATCATCTTAATAATCAGAAAATACATGTATGAAACCTATTTCTTAAGGGTATTGTGGTTGAGCATACATGCAGGAGGTTGTAAGAGTTCAAAAGAGATCAGAGCCTCTAAGCAAATTAGACTTACTACTGCTTTCCCGTCTCAACTACCTTCTATCATTTTCATTGCCAAAAATCCATGAGTTCTTTCAAAAACAACAGAATCGATCAAGTCCAGTTTAACTCGCAAGATAATCAATCAGTAGCCGtaaattttttatcatattctacAAGAAGCAGAATTTATCCAAAGTTTTACCCCCTAACCTGTTAGCCTTAGCTGCAATGTTTACTCTTATTGGCCAAAATTAATCCATAGTCAAAGTtgctggtaaagttgctgccatgtgaccaggaggtcacgggttcaagccttggaaacagcctctggcagaaatgcaaggcaaggctgcgtacaatagacccttgtggtcaggcccttccccggaccccgcgcatagcgggagctttagtgcaccgggctgccctttttattttgcCAATAGCCAATAACAAGTAGAGCACACTGGCAAATTAGACCCTTATGTTAAATCTAGCTAGATTTTGGAAGATCTAGCATTGGGTCATCGGGTTTAGTGGTGAACAATCTTTCGTCCATGAGATCCATTATATATATCAGGCAGACAAGACCAGTCGTGGTGATTCACTAGAATGAAATTCTGAAATGAACTTTGAGATCAGAGAGTTGCTGCCACTGTCAGAAATTTACCAGGCTCAGGTGAGAGCAATAACAACAAAAGCAGCGGAAGATCCTGCACTAACTTATCCTTATCATAACAAATGTTTCCttgggaaaaaaaataataaaacgcATTCGCGCTAATTGGTCCATAGGCAAATCTGACTCAAACCAATTTAATCCCATTAGTAAAATGGAGGAAATCCAGGTTGCCCGCTTCTAATCTTAAGTTGTAACCAATACACTCATAGAAGCTTTACCCAGCAACCCATGCTGCCTTTGTAGTCATTATATAATTTCATGGCAAGACAACATGGGCAATTTCAGCAGTCAACATTTTAAAAGCCATCATTGAATTCTAATAGTCTGGAAGCCATCTAACAAACGATCCTTAGCCTCATTGTCATGACGTATGCTATTTGCAGATGACATGATATTGATTGACGGACACGCAGGGGAATTAACGATAGgctggaggtttggagacaagcTCTGGAGTATAAAAGGTTCAGATTGAGCAGGACTAAGAAAAAGTACTTGGAGTGCAAGTTCAATAACGTGACTTACAAGGCAGATGTGGACGTGAAGGATATACACAAGTCATCCACAACAGAGAGTTTCAAGGATCTTGGGTCAATTATCAAAGGAAATGGGAAGATTGACAATGATAACAACACATCGTATTGAAGCAAGGTGGATGATATGGAGTTTTGCATCTGGTTTCTTGTGTGATAAGAATGTCTCACTAAGATATAAAGATAAGTTTTATAAAGTGGTTGTTAAATCAACAATGTTGTAAGGGGCGGAGTGTTGACCGGTCAAAAACTCGCACAtctaaaagatgaaaatagcATAATAAGGATGTTGAGATTGGTGTGTGggcaaggtgggagtggcctctgtggtgaacaaaatcaaggagtgagactgagatggttcgAGCATGTGAAGAGAAGATGCATAAATGTGCCAGTGAGGAGCTGTGAGAGGTTGTCCATGGTGGATCTGAGGAGAGGTTAGGTAGTCCGAAAAAATGTGCGAGAAAGaagattagacaagacatgatACACTTGTAGGTAGTTGAACATTTCTAGCTTTTTTTATCgatattattactactactctCTATTAacttattcttcaatttttgttaTTACATGTTCCCTTAGCTTCGCTTAGAgtattatttgttgttgctactgttttttctccattattttcattatatgCTTTAGATATTTTACTTGAGTTGAgcgtctatcggaaacaacctatCTACAttcacaaggtaggggtaaggtttgcaTACAAACCACTCTCCCCAGACCCAAgtgggattacactaggtatgttgcCAATTCCTTTAGTTGAAAATCCTcctcaaccccccccccccaaaccccAACCAACCAAAAGGCAACTGACATAAAGCTAGTATTCCCTCCATTCCAATTTATGTGATGTAGTTTAATTGGGAATGGAGCTAAAGAAAATGGGAAGATTTTCCGATGTTCCAATACTACCCTAAAAAAGAGTAGACCTTTGTGGCCTTTCTGCCAAATAAGTAGGACCCAATATGGGTAAAATGTTGATAATGTCATTAAATATTTGTTGATGTTGTTTTGGGTTTTCAAATCTTGAACAATTATTATAGATGCCTCTTTACCAAactcaatataaataaacattaaAAGTAAAATTACAAGCATGTCTACGAGGTCATCTTTAGTAGGATGAAACAAAAATATCTCCATTCCTCCAATAACAAAAATAGTTTAGGGCTCTAACTACGTAGGTACCAAAATTTTAAAAGGTTACCTTCATTTTGCAAGGTTCAATCAAGCGAAAAATCAAAAGATCTCCTTTAAGTAGTCTGTGAGAGATGGAAAATCCTCTCCAACCAGCACTTAAACCATTCCTTTCTAGAAGATAACTTGTCTTGTACTCATTGCCCCATTCATCAACCAAAATGACTGTGGTATCACAACTAGGTAAATGCATGTTGCAGAATGACTTTGGAAGATGCTACCGTTGCAAAAAGGAAGGGAAAAATTTGagttagaagaagaagaaaaattgtTTAAATTCTATCTTTACGAAGTTTTTGCTGCAAAGAGGTTATGTTGTTTAAGACTTACCAGCCAAAATCCATGAGCAACATTTGAAGGGAGCATACACTTTGCAAAGCTGGGAAATTCATCTGGTAGGCTTGATAAAATCTTTTCTGCTCGCTCCATAACAGAATATTTAGCTTCAACGTCATCATAAAGGTCATTAATCCTTGTCCTCTTTGTCCCCTTACGTTTAATGCTATGAATTCAACAGATTCAGAAATTTACTTATGAGTTGCTgtcaagaaagagagagaaatggAGATTTGGGGGTAGGAAAGAGGAAAAGCAAGTCAAATAAAATGCCAACCTCTCAGCCTTTCTCGGATGATTAGATTTCACCTGTAAGACCATGCAAAAATTTCTGTTACAATTTCATAGTCGATCAATAAGAAAAGAGAATCACACCATTTCATCAAACACTATATGCTATATGGTACTATGACACTATTTTTAAGCCAATAGCCTCAAACCTTGCATCCTAACAAACATCTAAATCATAAGATAAAAATTGACATTTGATCATGCATGTAAGAATTTACCGCTTTAAGAGGTAGACCAAGTGCACGTAACATGCAGAAAACTACTTATAGGAAAATTAAGGAAAACAAAACTCAAGGTGCaagaacaataaaaaaaagttcAGTAATCCGGGAAAGTTTTCATCTATTTTGTATCTGTAGCATTTTGGTGACATGGCATCAACTGATCTACTAAGCACCATAGAGTTTCTAAGTTCTCTTATGAAGCTAGATTTTTGCACTCTTGTGTGTATCTTCACCTAATCTCACGTTTATTCTAACTATCAAACTTGTTGGTATATGAGCCAATATAACTCAATCAACATTAGTAAAGCGGATCATAAAGAAAGACAAGAAATGGAAGTAGCAATGACCAGTGAGGAAATCTAAGGCTCAATATCAAGTAACCATCCCAATCAATTTTACTCGAGGAATAAGTAAAAGCATATTTCCAGACTACTGTTTTAAGAACTTTGCATGCTATTACACGGCAGAACAATCAAGTCATCAACATCAACATGCGTTAGATTAGGTGAACGAATACGACTGAGTACCATTATAGGCGAGCAACCCAGAGCAACTATCCAACAAACCATAAGCAACCATTTCACTTATGACATATCCGCCAAGAGGGGACACAGGCATCGAGGAGCATCTGGAGAAATAGAGGCCACACATACACACCAAGGAAATCCTAAGAGGAGTAAACCAAGGAGAAACAGGAGAAAAGGGGATATGGGCAGAGACACACATACAtacacaaaagaaagaagacatAAGTTAGTGACCCTACAGAGACTCGTAAGCACTCAACGCTCTACAAAGGATACACACACTGTGAGCCTTTTGATTAACGTCTTCCTGCCTTTTGTTTATTCCCTCGACCCAGGTCATCTTTTATAAAACATCATTGAGCTAAGGTTAGAATTGCATGCTCACACTCTGACTCCTTGAGGGTGCCTCTTCATTCTTCTCTTTCCTATCCTTTGGTACAAGTAGGATTGAGGAGGGGAACAACTCATGGAATCAGCTGCAAATGGAGGAAAACCGCACCAGTGTACACATCTAGAGCGTGCAATCGCCTACTGTATCTCCTTCCCATCCAGACCCATGTACAGTTGGCGGCTAGGGATTCATCTCATTGTTAACAAAATAACAGAGAAAGAAAACCGGATAATTCTACAATCACCAATCAGGAAAATACAACTATCATCCAAGGGCGGAGGTAGAAGCCCTGATGGGAGTTCGGCTGAATCCACTAGCTTTTGCTCAAACGATTTATTTGtgctaaaaaaaatcattaaacaTGTATACATACTAAATTTTATACTCAATTAATATCGCTTGAAGTCATCCTCATCCTAAAATCCAAAATGCATAAAGTTGAAATCCTGACTCCACCTCGGTTATCATCCACATCCATAAGCAATTAATGTATTTCAAGCCGAGCATTCATGAAAAATTAGGGGCAAGCCTAATCAGATCGGAAGTCAAGCACAAATCAAAAACGCACAAAAATATCTATGTATCAAATAGAATAACGCATCAGTTTCACTGGATCCTCAAGCGAAACAACGAAACATAAATGAAAAACTCACTTGCTTCGGTTTAGATTTAACACTTCTAGGCTTTTTAGGAATCAACTTTTTCCTATCCAACTGCACCGTCTTAATCTGCAAGCAAAACaaacataaaaattttaaaaaactctcccaataaaaaaaatactgaaAAAACAAACAAAGGAATAAGGTACAGAAATAAAACCAGGGATGAAGGATCAGTTTGAGTTGAAGTAGAAGCAGAAGAATGTGAAGTGGATTTTACTCTATGAGGTCCTacttgttgttgttgaactTTTTTACAAATTTTGGTTCTACGTTTTACAGAAATGAAATTCCTATCTTCCATGGATGTCGATTTGAGTTCTTCGCAGAGAAGGCTACCTGAAATAGGTAGaaatgtatttatatattttattttatttttgaattagtgtgaaaagagaagacaaaagaaggaggaaagaagaaaatacaGCCAACCAAGACAAGGACAGCGATATGCGGGCCAGTCAGAGGATGCTGCTACTCCTAGTTATAAAACTTGTACTTATAAAGAGGTCCATAAATGGAAACAAAActctattttaaattatttggttaagattattttaaaaatagaataacaTGAAGTTGGATTTGGACATAAAAATAaagtttcaaatttgaaaaaactCCTAGCACATATTCCAAATTTTATTGATCAATCTATGGCTAAATGTGGttgattttttaaagttaattgtaagtaaatttcgtaattaaaaataataatttagtaaaaatgacaaaattcaTCTACAGACATCTAATATTAACACGacttttcacttagacaccGCCTAGGTAACAAATTTTAAGCACGTGAGGAGccttttttttgggaaaaatatttttcctcgTCTCATTTATGGATTCCAAAATCACGACTgcattttgaattttaatttgtttaagtTTGAAATTCACGATACTATTATCGTTTTCT
This window encodes:
- the LOC129885554 gene encoding B3 domain-containing protein At3g19184-like; this translates as MEDRNFISVKRRTKICKKVQQQQVGPHRVKSTSHSSASTSTQTDPSSLIKTVQLDRKKLIPKKPRSVKSKPKQVKSNHPRKAESIKRKGTKRTRINDLYDDVEAKYSVMERAEKILSSLPDEFPSFAKCMLPSNVAHGFWLHLPKSFCNMHLPSCDTTVILVDEWGNEYKTSYLLERNGLSAGWRGFSISHRLLKGDLLIFRLIEPCKMKVYIVRVNGQEVVDAALCLMNWETLKTSTELDLVRKDNRKRKKAKRLTEPFFVDLSKPKEHVQNDIHFAVDLNVSPSEHRSENNSEDLDSEVLEGSDVTNRLQSNEICCSETSFLHDNPHKSIACR